A stretch of DNA from Bacteroidales bacterium:
TCAGGAAGAGGAAAGTGGTTTTATCGGTATATACGAATCTGAAAACCGATAAGGCAAAGCAGGCAAAACTTATAAATCCCAGGAATAGTGTTTCTTCTAAACGATTTGCACTTTTAAGTTGTCGGATCATCAGTTATAGGGAGTATCAATAACAATATAGCCCTGCAAAGGTAGGTATAACCCTTTACCTGAAATATTAAGGTTTGTTAAAGTACTTCAGAATAAAAAGGGTCGTTCAATAGATCAACGAACTTATAAATGGTAAATAACCCCTGAATCCAGTCCGAAGGAATACTCGAATTCCCTGATAGGCGCATCCAGGATTGGGAAAAATGACCTTCTGTAATTGGGTTCGAACCTGATTGAAATCCGATCGTTTACAGGCAGTTCAATACCAGCACCCAGAGAACCACTCATATTGAACGCAGAAAAATCATAATCCATCCGGCTGGATGATTTTTTAACATGGCCATCATCATATTTCAGGAAGCTCACTGTTTTAGCCACCAGGAAAAGATCACAGTAAACTGCGGCAGCAACGTATACCTTGACCTTACCGGAATAAACATTGTAAGTACCTTTCACAGGTAATGAGAGGTAATAAAAATGACTGGAAGATTTGAATTTTCTTATACCCTCATCTACTTCAAAAATTATATCCCTATAGGTTGAACTGTAATGCCTGTCGGAGAAATTTAGGCCTGATTCAAAACTCAATTTATCATTCACCTTATAAAGAATGCATGCACCTGTTGTATATCCAAAGGATGGGATCTCCATATTATCGCGATAATCAGCCATACCATTCCACCCATCAGTGGCATGAAGCGAACGATAGGCATATTCAGGGGCAAAGCGTAATCCGGCCGACCACTTCCCAAAACCTGATTCACTTTGTGCAAAAGAAAATAATGGGAACAGTGACAATAAGGCCAGTAGAATCCTAAAAGAAAATACATTCAATAATTTATTCATGATAAAAGTAATAATAGTAGTTACGGTTTTATTTCAATTTTTGTTCCGATGGGCACTGATTTATAAAGTTCATCTACCTCTTCATTTGTCATGGCGATACAGCCCGCAGTCCAATCAAACCATCGCTGAAATTTTACCAATAAATCCCAGTCCATTCTTTAATCCATGGATCTTTATTTCTCCTCCAATGGGTTCCTTGTTTCCTTTATGTCTTTCGATATCCTGGTCATTTGGATAGGATATTCCAAGATTCTTATGATATCCACTATTGGGGTTTTTATCAAAAATCACATACGATCCTTCAGGTGTTCTCTTATCTCCCTCGCATTGCTTTGGACCAACAGGGTTTTTGCCTAAAGATATTTTATAAGTTTTGATGACCTTCCCAGCAGTATTTTTCCGACTTTTGTTGCGAGTCAATTTTTGACTCTGCCCTTTAAAGTGTCCGCCTGGCGCTCCGGGGCGGCGGGAGCACGTTGCCAGCATCGCGTCAATGAGGCGTTTGGGAGCATACCTGAGCCTTTGCAATTTTGTTGGTGCTTGTCATTGGCTCGGAAAACAGAGGTAAAACATCAAGGCATTACATAATATTAATTGGTTCTTCGGCCCCGGCGCCAAGTCTTTTGCCTATGATTCTTATCATATTTGCTGTTGTGGGATGTCTAGCTACTTAATTCTATCTTCACATTTTCTTCTTTCCCTTTCAATAAACCCGGGACAATCAGAGATTTTTCTATAGATTAAATGGTCTTTCATAGGCAAAATATGAGGCCTCCAGCCGAAAACATTCATCGAACCGGTCGTCCCTAACTGAAAAGTAAAACATTTTGCGATGGTTTGCCCGTCCTGATCGAAAAGAACGCCAATCACAGCCCATCCCGGGTAGATTCCGGGTTTGTTACAACATTTATCCCAATAAGCATCTTTGACACAAGGCATCGTTTTAAACCAGGAAGTAAGCGAATCTAGGCCAGGGGAATGGGTCACCTGCATGCCGCTCCCGGGGCCGTTATCATAGGTTACTCCATGCCTGTACTTGCGGGTTTCATGCTTTAATATCCGTTCCACTTTCCTGTAGTTTCCGTGTTGAACGGCATTGCAGAAAGGTCTGTTTGACTGTCCGAAAGTAACGTTCAGTGCCAGAAAGAGAATGAAAATTAAAGGGATAAATTTTCTCATCAGCAGGGTTAAAAAAGCAAACTATACCGAATTGGAGCAGGATTGCGAAAATTAATGAAATTCCTCCTCCCGGCAAAACTCAGTCTGTGCAGTTTCGGTCAGTTGAAGGATCGTAAACCTGGCAAGAATGAAAATACTACAACTTTCAAGCCATTGATTTACCATAAATGAAAATTTTGGGTACATAACCCTGTCAGGGTTTCCAACCCTGTCAGGGTTATGCTTCCTGGAAAAGCAAGTTACCTGAAAATTGCTGTTCCCCTGTCAATCCTGCCGTTCTCCGACTTCAGCCAGCCCCTGAACATTCCTGAGGTATTGAATACCATTGCAATATTTCCGTTTCTATCGATTCCGATGATGCCCCCATTGCCTCCCTGTTCTTTTAGTTTGGATTGAATTACATAGGTTGCGGCTTCACTGAGGCTCATTTCCTTGTATTTCATCAAGGCACTAATGTCATATGCAACCACATTCCTGATGAAAAACTCACCATGCCCGGTTGCAGAAATCGCACAACTTTCGTTATCCGCATAGGTACCGGCCCCGATAATAGGAGAATCCCCCACCCTTCCATATTTCTTCATCATCATCCCACCGGTGGAAGTCCCGGCTGCCAGGTTTCCCATCTTATCCAGTGCCACACAACCTACGGTTCCATGTTTCCCTTCCGCTTTTTGAATGGAATCCATTCTCGCTTTGGCTTTCTCAAAGTCGTTCCAGCGCTGTTCGGTGCGGAAATAGGAAGGGTCCACGATTTCGAGTCCCTGCTCTTTGGCAAAGAGTTCTGCACCCTTTCCTGTCAGCATCACATGGGGAGAGTTTTCCATCACTTTTCTTGCTGCTGATATCGGGTGCCTTACAGTTGTCATTCCTGCCACACTTCCAGCCTGATGGGTAGCACCATTCATGATACTTGCATCCAGCTCATTTTTCCCTTCTGCCGTAAAAACTGCGCCCTTACCGGCATTGAAAAGGGGGCAATCCTCCAGGAAACGGATGCATGCCTCCACAGCATCCAGACTGCTTCCCCCATTGCGCAGGATGCTATCTCCTATTTCCAGCGCACGGTTGAGGGAGTCGGTATAGATTTTTAACTTTTCAGGAGTGAATGCTTCAGCTGACAGATTCCCAGCCCCTCCGTGAATAGTAAGAGAATAATTCTCCTTTATGTTCTGAGCCTGAACTGAAGAAATCAACAGTATCATTACCAGGGAGATTGGCATCAGCAATAGTTTCAACTTCATAAGACCTATTCTAAAAATTATGAACAACTTAGTTCTTTCAGGCAAGCTTATTATTAAAAGGAATCACTTTCAATTTTGGGAAGATAGAAGCTTCACCAAAGGAAGCAATTTCATCGGGAATCCGTAAAAAAAACATCATATCCATACCTGACTATCATCATTAAAACAATCACCAGGAAAAGCATCCTGATGAAACTATTCCCTCTTTTCAGGGCCATCCTGCTGCCTGCCAGGTTTCCGGCAATATTGCACACAGCCATGAGCAGGGCAATCTCCAGTAAATAATTCCCCTGGCGGATAAAAACGATTAATGCAGAAATATTGGTCATACAGTTGATGAATTTGGCATAGGCAGATGCCGTCAGGAATTCAAAACCCAGGATAACCACAAACCCAAGGACAAAAAAGCTACCCGTCCCGGGGCCAAAAAAACCATCATAAAACCCCACGGAAACTCCGATAATGGAGCCAAAAACAATCTGTTTTTTTTCAGATAAATGCCTGGTTTGTATTGAACCAAGATCCTTATTGATAAAAGTATAAATCGCTATGAGGATGAGTATAACAAGTATCAGGGGTTTCAGCGTTTCCACATGAATATAGCTCACCACTTTTGCCCCGGTAAAGGAGGCTACAAAAGCAAAAAATGAAATAATAAATAAAAGTTTGAAATTAAATTTTATATGCCTTGAATATTGATAAGCAGCTACTGAAGTTCCTGATAGAGCTGCAATTTTATTGGTTCCAAAGAGAGTAGGCAGTGACTGACCCGGGAAATTTATGAGCAATGCCGGAATTTGTATGAGTCCACCTCCTCCAACCACAGAATCAATGAAACCGGCTATAAAAGAAAAAACCACTAATGCGATTAGTGTCAGGGTTGAATATTCCGAAAACAATTCCAAAAGATTCATTTCTCATTATGCATTAGCTGGTGTAGGAATATGCTCTGACCAATCACCCTTTATTCTTTAATTCTCAATAATCAAATCTTTAAGTTGGCTTGAATCCTAAAAACAGTCTCCATAGGGCAAGCCCTAAGTCCTAGAGGCCCGTTATGATTTGTTTTATGCTGATCAATCCCAGCAGGTCGGCAGAAAACACAAGAATGATGACAATGATCATCCATCGGACAAATCCCACACCCCTTTTAATTGCCATCCTGGAGGCAATCCAGGCACCCCCAATATTTCCGAGAGAATGGATCAGTCCGTATTCCCAGTGTACCTGTTTATTCAGGATAAACACCACAATAGCAGCCAGGGTATAAAGAAGCACAATATAAACTTTGATGGCGTTGGCTCTGACAAGGTCGAAGCCTGAACCAAGAACAATCCCGGCCAGCAGATAATATCCCACCCCAATCTGAATGAAACCTCCATAAATTCCAATCAGGAAAAAAATGACAACTTCTATCCATGAGACAGGCTTTTCTGTAAGATGCTTTCTTTCCTTAAGCCAGACAGAAGGTTTTACGATCACGAAGAACAGCATGATCAGCATGATCACTGCCATGGCTTTGCGGAAGAAGGTTTCGTTGATATCAACAGCGATCCATGCTCCCAATACTGAGCCGATAATAGTGGGGATCGCCAAAAGGGTTGATTTCCGCCAAGGGATCAGGTCTTTCTTCCCAAATGCCTGAACAGAGGTAATATTCTGAAAGATAACAGCAATGCGGTTGGTACCATTGGCCACATTGGCAGGCAATCCCAGCATCATCAGCACTGCAATACTTATCGCGGTTCCTCCTCCTGCCAGGGTATTGATGAACCCGACAAACAGACCCGAGGTAATCAGCAGGAAAATGGTGAACCAGGACATGAGCACTTATTAATATTGCGGGTAAATTTAGCAAGAGTTTTCAATCTGTGAATTAAAACCTTTTAGCCTCTTGACACTTACAAATGCTTTGTAGGATTTTTCCTGGCTTACCGTATTTATTGAAGAGGTGGTATTTTTTCACAGCTTTATAAATATTTTTACAATCTTTACAGAACAGTAAGATCAGCTTGATTCTTTATGATTCTCAAACCCATATCCAAATGATAAAATTGAATATTAAAGTATTGATTTCACTCTTTATCCTGGTGATGCCTTTGTTAGCTTTCACTCAAAAGGTCAAACATCAGTTTGAATTCAGCAACAGGGATTTTCTTTTGGATGGCAAACCGTTCCAGATCATCGGTGGAGAGATGCACCCAAACCGTATTCCTGCTGAGTACTGGCGGCATAGGATACAGATGGCAAAAGCCATGGGGTGTAATACCATTGCAGCCTATATTTTCTGGAATTATCATGAAGAGAAAGAGGGTGTTTATGATTTTACGACATGGAACAGGGACATCAAAAAGTTTGTGAACATAGCCAAGGAAGAAGGCATGTGGGTAATCCTAAGGCCAGGACCCTATGTATGTGCTGAATGGGATTTCGGTGGCATCCCTCCATACCTTTTAAAGATTCCTGATCTGAAAGTTCGCTGCATGGATTCCCGCTACATGAAAGCAGTAGAAAATTATATTACTGCCTTATCCAAAGAAATTCTTCCCCTGCAAATCACTGAAGGAGGCCCGGTGCTTATGTTGCAGGTGGAAAACGAATATGGGAGCTATGGGAATGACCGTGAGTACATGAAAACCCTTGAAAAACTCTGGAGAAAACAAGGGATAAGCATTCCATTTTTCACCGGCGATGGTCCGACGACCTTTATGCTTGAAGCTGGAAGTCTGCCCGGCTGTGCGGTTGGACTTGATTCGGGTTATGACCAGGCCTCTTTTGACCTGGCTTATAAAATGAACCCCGGAGTCCCGGTTTTTAGTTCAGAAACTTACCCCGGTTGGTTAACCCACTGGGGGGAGCAGTGGCAAAGGCCTGATACCGCCTCTTTAATGAGGGAGGTGCGCTTCCTGATGGACACCAAAAAGTCATTCAACCTTTATGTGATCCATGGCGGGACCAACTTTGGATTCACAGCCGGCGCAAATTCAGGAGGCAAAGGCTATGAACCCGATGTTACCAGTTATGATTATGATGCACCCATTGATGAACAAGGAAATGCTACGCCTAAATATATGGCTTTGAGAAATCTGATCGCCTCCTACCTTCCAAAAGGAGCATCTTTACCTAAAATACCATTACCCATTAAAGCCATTGAAACAGAGGAGGTTAAAATGTCAGTAAATGCCTCACTCTGGGATCATCTGCCCATGCCTGTTTCATCTGTTCAACCTGTCCCTTTTGAAAACCTGGGCCAAAACCAGGGATTTATGGTATATAAAACCAGGCTGATCGGCCATAAAAGCGGTAAACTTAAAGTCACTGAATTACACGACTATGCCACCGTTTTTCTGAATGGAAATTATATAGGATACCTCGACCGCAGGGAAGGCATACAAACCATAGATTTACCCGTTACCGAGCAGTTGAATCCAGAGCTTGAAATTCTGGTTGAAGGCATGGGTCACATCAATTTTGCCCAGGAAATCATTGACCGTAAAGGAATTACTGACCGGGTGAGCCTGAATGGAATGAC
This window harbors:
- a CDS encoding isoaspartyl peptidase/L-asparaginase gives rise to the protein MKLKLLLMPISLVMILLISSVQAQNIKENYSLTIHGGAGNLSAEAFTPEKLKIYTDSLNRALEIGDSILRNGGSSLDAVEACIRFLEDCPLFNAGKGAVFTAEGKNELDASIMNGATHQAGSVAGMTTVRHPISAARKVMENSPHVMLTGKGAELFAKEQGLEIVDPSYFRTEQRWNDFEKAKARMDSIQKAEGKHGTVGCVALDKMGNLAAGTSTGGMMMKKYGRVGDSPIIGAGTYADNESCAISATGHGEFFIRNVVAYDISALMKYKEMSLSEAATYVIQSKLKEQGGNGGIIGIDRNGNIAMVFNTSGMFRGWLKSENGRIDRGTAIFR
- a CDS encoding TSUP family transporter, which encodes MNLLELFSEYSTLTLIALVVFSFIAGFIDSVVGGGGLIQIPALLINFPGQSLPTLFGTNKIAALSGTSVAAYQYSRHIKFNFKLLFIISFFAFVASFTGAKVVSYIHVETLKPLILVILILIAIYTFINKDLGSIQTRHLSEKKQIVFGSIIGVSVGFYDGFFGPGTGSFFVLGFVVILGFEFLTASAYAKFINCMTNISALIVFIRQGNYLLEIALLMAVCNIAGNLAGSRMALKRGNSFIRMLFLVIVLMMIVRYGYDVFFTDSR
- a CDS encoding beta-galactosidase encodes the protein MPLLAFTQKVKHQFEFSNRDFLLDGKPFQIIGGEMHPNRIPAEYWRHRIQMAKAMGCNTIAAYIFWNYHEEKEGVYDFTTWNRDIKKFVNIAKEEGMWVILRPGPYVCAEWDFGGIPPYLLKIPDLKVRCMDSRYMKAVENYITALSKEILPLQITEGGPVLMLQVENEYGSYGNDREYMKTLEKLWRKQGISIPFFTGDGPTTFMLEAGSLPGCAVGLDSGYDQASFDLAYKMNPGVPVFSSETYPGWLTHWGEQWQRPDTASLMREVRFLMDTKKSFNLYVIHGGTNFGFTAGANSGGKGYEPDVTSYDYDAPIDEQGNATPKYMALRNLIASYLPKGASLPKIPLPIKAIETEEVKMSVNASLWDHLPMPVSSVQPVPFENLGQNQGFMVYKTRLIGHKSGKLKVTELHDYATVFLNGNYIGYLDRREGIQTIDLPVTEQLNPELEILVEGMGHINFAQEIIDRKGITDRVSLNGMTLMNWKIYQLPMDQEYLQQLGHSAGIPDVSKPGVFFSGTFDLTEVGDTYFDLSSYKKGVVWVNGHNLGRFWEIGPQKRLFCPAIWLKEKNNEILVFDLHQRQAGNIKGFTKMN
- a CDS encoding sulfite exporter TauE/SafE family protein; the encoded protein is MSWFTIFLLITSGLFVGFINTLAGGGTAISIAVLMMLGLPANVANGTNRIAVIFQNITSVQAFGKKDLIPWRKSTLLAIPTIIGSVLGAWIAVDINETFFRKAMAVIMLIMLFFVIVKPSVWLKERKHLTEKPVSWIEVVIFFLIGIYGGFIQIGVGYYLLAGIVLGSGFDLVRANAIKVYIVLLYTLAAIVVFILNKQVHWEYGLIHSLGNIGGAWIASRMAIKRGVGFVRWMIIVIILVFSADLLGLISIKQIITGL
- a CDS encoding outer membrane beta-barrel protein — its product is MNKLLNVFSFRILLALLSLFPLFSFAQSESGFGKWSAGLRFAPEYAYRSLHATDGWNGMADYRDNMEIPSFGYTTGACILYKVNDKLSFESGLNFSDRHYSSTYRDIIFEVDEGIRKFKSSSHFYYLSLPVKGTYNVYSGKVKVYVAAAVYCDLFLVAKTVSFLKYDDGHVKKSSSRMDYDFSAFNMSGSLGAGIELPVNDRISIRFEPNYRRSFFPILDAPIREFEYSFGLDSGVIYHL